A window of Hymenobacter sublimis genomic DNA:
GATAACTCCAGCACCAAAATCATCCTGCGCCACTCCAACGAGGCATCCTTAAACCGCCTGCAGGCGCCGCTAGGTCTCACCGGGCACGAGATGGATTTGATTCGCTCGGTGCGCTCCACCGACTCGTTCCGGGAGTTCTTCATCAAGCAGGGCGCCCAGGCCAAGGTGTATGCGCTGGAAGCTTCGCCCCAGCTCGACGCCGTGCTCACCTCGCGGCCCGCCGAGCGCAACTACCTCAACCAGCTTGTGCGCCACTACCAGCGCCAGCGGCCGGTGGAAGTGCGCGACGCGCTGGGCAACCTGGTGCGCGACGCCGACGGGCGGCCCACCTACACCACCGTCACCGAGCAGCGGCTGGACTTCGCCGTCGACCAGTTCGTGGAAGAAAAGCGCAAGCGCAAGGGGGCGCTGTCGGCATGAGCGGGCCGCTATTTCTGCTGGTCGGCATGGACCTGGACACCGACTTTATCACGGCCGCCGACGGGGCCCTGCGCAAGGTGCTGCAGGCCTGCCAGCTCTACCTGATTCCGCCTTTCCTATCGGTAGCCCTGCTCTACACCGTGGGCCGCGGCTACCTGCAGGGTGGGCAGCTGCGCATGGATTTCTCGCCCCTGCTCAAGGCCTTGTTCGTGTACTTCATCCTGTTCTTTTACCGGGACTTCATGGACTTGATTGGCGGGGCCATCGGGGCGTTTTCAAGCCTGGTAGCTCCAGACGAGCCGGGCTTCATCGCTCAGTCCTTGCGAAGCCTGACAAACCCGGCCGGCTCGCCGGCAATTCAACCAGACCAGGCTACTAATACCGCGGGGTTTGTGAACGAGCAGATAAGCAACATCTCCTCCACCTTCGATAAGCTCACCCGGTTCTCGCTTATCAACCTGCTCACCGAGCTATTTACCACCAGTACCGTGGCGCTGATTCGGCAGCTACTGGTCATGATTCGCCAGTACATCGTCGCCTTTTTGTACGTGGGCGGCCCGATTGCTATCTGCCTCTCGGCTTTGCCACCCTTCGCACAGCTCGGTAAGCAGTGGCTGCAGAGTTTCATGGCCGTGCAGTTCTGGTCCCTGACCTACTCGCTGCTGGACACCATCTACGCGAACTACGCGGCCACCCGCCCGGGCACTGGTAATGTGCTCATGCCCACGGGCCTGACGCCAAGTGCTTACGCCGATGATTTAACCTACCTGATTAACTCTATCGGCTTCGTCATCCTCTACTGCATGGTGCCCTGGCTGACGAGCTTCCTTATCGGCTCCTCAGCGGTGCAGGGCTTCGTGGGCATGTTCACCGGGGCCGTAGCCGGGGCTGCTGGGGCAGTTAGCGGGGTGGTGTTCCCCGGCGCCTACGGCGGAGGGGCAAGCGGCGCGCTAGGTCGCAAAATGGGCTTCGGACCAGACAAATCGGGCGGAGGCAGTTCCGGTGGGTCCTCGGCCAGCGCTTCAGCGCCATCCGCCTCGTCAGAGTTGCCCACTATGTCCTCAGCCGATTCGGGCGCGCCAACGCGCCGTCGGCGCTAACCCTTATTTCCAATGAAATACCTTCTCATCAGCATGCTGAGCTCCTCGGCGTTTCTTACAGCTTGCAAAAACGACAATGAAGCCGCGGCCGACGCTCTACAGCAAGTAGCCCAAGCAGCGGCTAAATCACCGGAAGCGAAAGCGCGGCAGGCAGCCTGGAAGCTTGCCACAACGCGCCCACCAGCGCTACCTGTTGGCTCACCCGCTAATCTTCGTCCAGCAGTCGAGCAGCTACTACCTAAAGAGGGCTACCTGAAGCTGATATCAGTCAAGCAAACCGGAGCCGCACAACCCGGAATTATGGCGCTGCCGGTCCTGTGGCGGCATGTAAAAGCTGATTACCCGACCGTAGCCCCTGGCTACCGCCTGCCTTTCGAGGCAGTGTTGGAATGGCGACCAACGGGCTATGCCAAGGGAGAAAAGGTACCCGCCGCCCTTGCCTTACGCACCCCTGCAGCCCCTGATACGCTGGGCACTTTCGCCCTCTTGGAGCCTGGAGCTACCATTCCCGGGCAATCACAGCAGACCCCAACGCTTGTGAAGCCCGGCCAGGAAGTGACTGTTCGGGGAGTCCTGTACGCTTATGCGACCACCCCAAACACTGGCCAGCAGCCAAGCCTAATCCTTTATCCCTACCAAAACCCATTGGGGCCGCCTGACTCGCGCAAAATGGTCTACCTGCCCCTCTAAGCATGGGCAGTGGGGCAAAAAGTCCCGGGTGACTCAGCCCCTTTCAACCTCCACCTTCTTCGACTTACCCATGAACTCAGTCCAAGACCTGAACAAGACGTTTATCACCATGCGCACGATGGCACTGTCCGCCCTGGCCCTGCTAGGCGTGGTAACAGTAGCCTCCGGTGCGCTGCTTTACCGCGCCTACGAATCAACCGGCCAACGCGTGTACGTGGTCAGTGACACCGGCTCCTTCTCGGCCCAGATAGGCCGCAGCGCGGGGCACACGCCTTTCGAGGCCCGCAACCTGGTGAAGACCTTTCTGCTGACCATGTTCGGCCACGACCAGTACTCCTTCAAGCACAACCTCGATGCGGGCCTGCCCCTGATTGAAGAGCGCGGCGGCCGCTTTCTATTCGAGAGCTTCCAGCGCGGGCAGGTGCTGCAGAACTACATCCGCTACGGCGCCCGCCAGGCCGTGACCGTGGATAGCATCCACCTGGACATGAACCACCGGCCCATCACCGGCCGCGCTTACATCAAGCAAACGGTGTTCATCGGCGACCAGCAAAGCCAGAGCAAGCCCCTGGGGGCCAAGTTCGCCCTCGTCGAAACCGACCGCTCGGATGCCAACCCCTTCGGGCTGCTCATCACCGACTTCGACTTCATCGCCTACAACCCGCCCGTCTCGCAGGAAGAAAAAGACCAGCTGCGTGACCAGGAGCAGGCCCGGCAGCGCAAGCTGCGCGAAGAAGCCGAAGCCGCCGGCGTGCCCCTGCCGCAACCCGCCCCAACGACGCCTGCCCCCGCAGCTCAACCTGCCCAGTAAGCTACCTCTATCTCCTTCTTATGCGTTTCCCCTTCTCCTTTGCTTCCTGCGCGCTGCTGGCGCTGTTACCCGGCCTGTCGCACGCGCAGACCCTTGCTTCGACTGCCACCCGTCCTGCCGGCGTGCAAACCCCGCATCCGGCTAACGTAGCGCCGAAAATGCAGCTGGAAATCGCCGTTTCCGACTCCTCCACAACCTACCTGGTCTTTCCGGGGCCAGTGTCTCTGGTCGATGTCGGCCAAGCCCCACACTACCTGGTCAAGATTGAAAGCAACGCCGTGTTCGTGCGGGCCAGGCGCCGCAACCCGCCGCCCACACCCATCCTGGTGCGCTACGGCTCGCGCTACTGGATGGGTCACCTGGTGTACACCCACCGGCCGGTGCTGCAGCTCTACGACTTTCAGGAGGGCGGCGCCCTCGGCGTGAGCGCCGGCGGCAAGGCCCGCAACGGCGCCGGGGTAGATGACGCGCTGGCCCTGGACCAGGGCCACGAAAAGCGGGAGCTGGCTGAGGCGCGCTTGGCCAAGCTGGCCACCGCCAAGCACGCCGATACCAGCGGGCTGCGCACGGCCGATAACGACCTGGTGCTTTCGCTGGCCAACGTGCGCAACGACAAAGACTTCACCTACCTGCGTCTAAAGCTGCGCAATACGACTACCATCGACTATGCCGTGGATTTCACCGACTTCGAGCTGGTGGAGAACTCGCGCAAGAAGTTTTTGGGCAAGAAGAAGAACGAGGCCCGGCGGCCCCTGGCGCCCGCCGGCGGGGCCGAAAGCCAAACCATCCCGGCCCGGGCCACGGGCTACCTGCTCTACGCCGTGCCGCTGTATGCGGCCACCGACCGGGGCCACCTTGAAATCACTCTGCGCGAGAAGTTCGGGGCCCGGGTGCTGGTGCTCAAAGTCCCCAGCAAAGTCATCAACACGGCTGCTGCCATTTAATCCTTTCCTCTCATGTCCGAGCACAACATGCAGCCGGTGTATCCTGCCGGCGACAACTCTACTTCTGAATCGCAGCCGGGGCCCGGTCCTGCTTC
This region includes:
- a CDS encoding conjugal transfer protein TraK, translated to MNSVQDLNKTFITMRTMALSALALLGVVTVASGALLYRAYESTGQRVYVVSDTGSFSAQIGRSAGHTPFEARNLVKTFLLTMFGHDQYSFKHNLDAGLPLIEERGGRFLFESFQRGQVLQNYIRYGARQAVTVDSIHLDMNHRPITGRAYIKQTVFIGDQQSQSKPLGAKFALVETDRSDANPFGLLITDFDFIAYNPPVSQEEKDQLRDQEQARQRKLREEAEAAGVPLPQPAPTTPAPAAQPAQ
- a CDS encoding DUF4138 domain-containing protein, yielding MRFPFSFASCALLALLPGLSHAQTLASTATRPAGVQTPHPANVAPKMQLEIAVSDSSTTYLVFPGPVSLVDVGQAPHYLVKIESNAVFVRARRRNPPPTPILVRYGSRYWMGHLVYTHRPVLQLYDFQEGGALGVSAGGKARNGAGVDDALALDQGHEKRELAEARLAKLATAKHADTSGLRTADNDLVLSLANVRNDKDFTYLRLKLRNTTTIDYAVDFTDFELVENSRKKFLGKKKNEARRPLAPAGGAESQTIPARATGYLLYAVPLYAATDRGHLEITLREKFGARVLVLKVPSKVINTAAAI